Part of the Cryptosporangium arvum DSM 44712 genome, ACGTTGACGCCCGCGCGCAGGAAGCGGGTGAGGTCGGCGATCGCGTCGGGCAGCCGGTCGTCGGCCATCGCGGTGTAGACGACGCAGTCGGGGTTCAGGGCGAGCAGGGCGTCGGCGTCGTCGGTGGCCTCGACGCCCAGGGTGCGGCCGAGCCCGGCCAGCTCACCGGCGTCGCGGCCGACCTTGGCCGGGTTGGAGACCCAGACGCCGGCCAGCTCCAGGTCGGGCCGGGCGTCGACGCCGGCGATCGTGTGCTTGCCGACGTTGCCGGTGCTCCATTGCACCACGCGCAGAGTCATGCGGTCCCCTTCAGAGATCGGGCAGGCCGAGGTCGAGGTTCGGGGTGCGGAGGCCGCCGTCGACCTGGAGGATCGCGCCGGTGACGTACGCGCCGGCGGGGGAGGAGAGGTACACGACCGCGGCCGCGATGTCCTCGGCGTCGCCGATCCGCTTCAGCGGCGTGTTCTGCTCCATCGTCGTGCGCAGCTCGTCGTTGTCGAGAACGAGTTCTAGTGCGGAGGTGGCGATCGAGCCGACCGCGATCGCGTTCACCCGGACGCGGGGAGCGAGGTCGGCGGCCGCGATGCGGGTGTAGTGGGCCAGCGCGGCCTTCGCGGTGCCGTAGGCGGCGTAGCCGCGGGCCGGGAGCCGGCCCATCACCGACGAGATGTTGACGATCGCGCCGTTGGTCTCCAGCAGCGCGGGTACCGCGGCGGTGGTGAGCGCGTGGGCGGTGGAGACGTTGAAGTGGAACGCCGACTCCAAGCGGCGCACGCTGGTCTTCAGCAGCGGGCGCGGCATCTCGCCGCCGACGTTGTTGACGACGATGTCGAGGTGCCCGAACGCGTCGACGGCCCGTTCGGCCAGGCTCGCGGCCGCGTCGGCGTCGCTCAGGTCGGCGGCCGCGATCACGGCTTTGCGGCCGGTGGTGGCGATGCGGTCGGCGACCGCGCGGAGGTCGTCCTCGGTGCGGGCGGAGATCAGCACGTCGGCGCCGGCCTCGGCCAGGGCGAGCGCGGTGGCCGCGCCGATGCCCCGCCCTGCCCCGGTGACCACCGCGACCTTCCCGTCCAGCCGGAACCGGTCCAGAATCATGCGCGAAACTGTAACAGGTTCTACCCCGTTACCGGGTGGCCGAGCTGCGGCGGACCGGCGCCGGATGGTTGAGTGGGGAGACCTACGGCGAAAGGGACACCGATGACCGGAACGCCGGCGTGGCTGACCGACGCGCTCGCGGCCGACGTCGAACTCGGCGTCGTCGAGGTCGACGGCGTGGCGATCCACTACCGCGCCTGGGGCAAACCGGGCAACGAGAACGGGATCGTGTTCGTTCACGGCGGTGCGGCGCACAGCCGCTGGTGGGACCACGTCGCACCGTTCTTCGCCGGTGACCGCCGGGTGGTCGCGCTCGACCTCTCCGGCCACGGCGACAGCGGCCGGCGCGAGGAGTACCTGATGGCGCGCTGGGCCGACGAGGTGCTCGCCGCCGCCGCGCACGGCGGT contains:
- a CDS encoding SDR family oxidoreductase translates to MILDRFRLDGKVAVVTGAGRGIGAATALALAEAGADVLISARTEDDLRAVADRIATTGRKAVIAAADLSDADAAASLAERAVDAFGHLDIVVNNVGGEMPRPLLKTSVRRLESAFHFNVSTAHALTTAAVPALLETNGAIVNISSVMGRLPARGYAAYGTAKAALAHYTRIAAADLAPRVRVNAIAVGSIATSALELVLDNDELRTTMEQNTPLKRIGDAEDIAAAVVYLSSPAGAYVTGAILQVDGGLRTPNLDLGLPDL